In Bacillus sp. KH172YL63, one genomic interval encodes:
- the flgF gene encoding flagellar basal-body rod protein FlgF, producing the protein MLRSMYSGISGMKNFQTKLDVIGNNIANVNTYGYKKGRVTFQDLMNQTVSGASRATENRGGQNAKQVGLGSSLSSIDTIQTQGSLQTTGRSLDVAISGDGYFVVRQGNNELYTRAGNFYLDSNGNLVTGQGNLVQGYPVNGAGEVNKSGATDIKIDTNTTMAPQATGNAIYNGNLKSSAPVNTEIELETKVKDSLGQDISLKMIMKKTGLNEWDVTVSSLTNGVSVNPATTSTTINFDNEGKVQAGYVPFQIDLTNTTGANNQSIKLDFSKITQFDSSSSANVDTVDGNSEGSLESFNIGSSGEVNGVFSNGEVRVLSQLALATFSNPGGLMKAGNNLFQASNNSGLPNQGVPGEGRGALQSGSLEMSNVDLSEEFTEMITAQRGFQANTRIITTSDEILQELVNLKR; encoded by the coding sequence ATGCTACGTTCAATGTATTCAGGTATTAGTGGAATGAAGAACTTTCAAACGAAACTCGACGTCATCGGTAATAACATCGCGAATGTAAATACGTATGGTTACAAAAAAGGCCGTGTCACGTTCCAGGATCTTATGAACCAAACCGTTTCAGGTGCCAGCAGGGCAACTGAAAATCGCGGTGGACAAAACGCCAAGCAGGTCGGATTAGGATCTTCCCTTTCCTCGATTGACACAATCCAGACTCAAGGGAGTCTCCAGACTACAGGCAGATCTTTGGATGTTGCGATTTCCGGTGACGGATACTTTGTCGTCAGACAAGGTAATAACGAGCTTTATACACGTGCAGGAAACTTTTATCTGGATTCAAACGGAAACCTTGTAACAGGTCAAGGGAATCTTGTACAGGGATATCCAGTCAACGGTGCAGGGGAAGTCAATAAAAGCGGTGCAACTGATATTAAAATTGATACTAATACGACAATGGCACCACAGGCGACTGGAAACGCAATTTACAATGGAAACCTGAAATCGAGCGCGCCCGTCAATACTGAAATTGAATTGGAAACGAAAGTCAAAGATTCCCTTGGACAAGACATCAGCTTGAAGATGATCATGAAGAAGACAGGGTTGAATGAGTGGGATGTGACAGTTTCAAGCTTAACTAATGGGGTCTCCGTCAATCCTGCCACTACTTCAACGACCATCAATTTCGATAACGAAGGGAAAGTGCAGGCCGGTTACGTTCCTTTCCAAATAGATTTAACGAATACAACTGGTGCGAATAACCAATCAATCAAGCTTGATTTCTCAAAAATCACTCAGTTCGACAGCTCCTCTTCTGCCAATGTCGATACGGTTGACGGAAACTCTGAAGGATCCCTTGAAAGTTTCAATATTGGTTCTTCAGGTGAAGTGAACGGCGTATTTTCAAACGGTGAAGTAAGGGTGCTGAGTCAGCTTGCACTTGCCACTTTCTCTAATCCAGGCGGTCTGATGAAAGCTGGAAATAATTTATTCCAGGCTTCAAACAACTCAGGGCTGCCGAACCAGGGTGTTCCTGGTGAAGGAAGGGGTGCTCTACAGTCAGGTTCACTGGAAATGTCCAATGTTGACCTGTCTGAAGAATTCACCGAAATGATCACTGCTCAGCGTGGATTCCAGGCAAACACGAGAATCATCACAACGTCGGATGAAATTTTACAAGAGCTAGTAAACTTAAAACGTTAA
- a CDS encoding flagellar FlbD family protein, translating into MITLTRLNGKTFTLNALYIETVEAFPDTTILLTNGRRYVVKETVEEVKNLSMQFFQKVNVFNLPHEGGSKDEE; encoded by the coding sequence ATGATTACGTTGACCAGATTGAATGGCAAGACTTTCACATTGAATGCCCTATACATAGAAACGGTTGAAGCCTTCCCGGATACAACGATTCTATTAACAAATGGCAGGCGTTATGTAGTGAAAGAAACCGTGGAAGAAGTGAAGAACCTTTCAATGCAGTTCTTCCAAAAAGTGAATGTATTTAACCTGCCACATGAGGGGGGAAGTAAAGATGAAGAGTAA
- the fliL gene encoding flagellar basal body-associated protein FliL, which translates to MKSKALTIMMITLATITLIGVIALVVILKFSGDEEVKEPTIEEVIEYSVDVPETTTNLMSNDFIRISFKIQTDSKKAKSELEKRNFQVNNIIIEELSELKAAELQGKKGKDLIETKVRDKVNSLMQEGKVEKVYITSMMIQ; encoded by the coding sequence ATGAAGAGTAAGGCCCTCACCATCATGATGATTACGTTGGCGACCATTACGCTTATCGGCGTGATTGCCCTGGTCGTCATCCTGAAATTTTCAGGCGATGAAGAAGTGAAGGAACCGACGATCGAGGAAGTCATCGAATACTCGGTTGATGTTCCCGAAACGACAACAAATCTCATGAGCAATGACTTTATTCGTATCTCATTTAAAATCCAAACAGATAGTAAAAAAGCGAAAAGTGAATTGGAAAAGAGAAATTTTCAAGTGAATAATATCATCATAGAAGAGCTTTCTGAATTAAAGGCCGCAGAACTTCAAGGGAAAAAAGGGAAAGACCTGATCGAGACAAAGGTCAGGGATAAAGTGAATTCCCTCATGCAAGAAGGCAAGGTAGAAAAAGTTTATATCACCTCTATGATGATTCAATAA
- the fliM gene encoding flagellar motor switch protein FliM — MASEVLSQSEIDALLSALNTGEMSADDFKKEEEEKKVKVYDFKRALRFSKDQIRSLTRIHENFARILTTYFSAQLRTYVQINVASADQIPYEEFIRSVPKMTILNVYELPPLEGRILMEINPNIAYSMMDRVMGGRGTSFNKVENLTEIETRIMSQLFEKAFENLREAWSTVVDVDPVFEEFEVNPQFLQMVSPNETVVVISLNTTIGETSGMINICIPHVVLEPILPKLAGSYWMESKKKESNPEETAQLERRIKKAHVPVIAELGHSDITIEEFLVLNIGDVIQMNTRIDDPLTIRVGDVPKFTAQPGKSNKKMAVQILDSLKGGDDDDE, encoded by the coding sequence ATGGCAAGTGAAGTTTTATCCCAAAGTGAAATAGACGCTTTATTATCAGCCCTCAACACTGGGGAAATGAGTGCGGATGATTTCAAAAAAGAAGAAGAAGAGAAAAAAGTAAAAGTATACGACTTTAAGAGGGCATTGCGCTTTTCAAAAGATCAAATACGGAGTTTAACAAGGATACATGAAAACTTCGCGAGGATTTTGACTACCTATTTTTCTGCGCAACTAAGGACATACGTTCAAATTAATGTTGCATCTGCGGATCAAATCCCCTACGAAGAGTTCATCAGGTCTGTCCCTAAGATGACGATCCTGAACGTATATGAATTGCCGCCGCTTGAAGGCAGAATCCTGATGGAAATCAACCCGAATATCGCCTATTCAATGATGGACCGGGTGATGGGGGGAAGAGGGACAAGCTTTAATAAAGTGGAGAATCTGACGGAAATCGAAACGCGAATCATGAGTCAGCTTTTCGAAAAAGCCTTCGAGAATTTAAGGGAAGCCTGGAGTACGGTTGTCGATGTTGATCCGGTTTTTGAAGAGTTTGAGGTGAATCCCCAATTTCTTCAGATGGTTTCTCCAAATGAGACGGTGGTTGTCATTTCTTTGAATACGACAATCGGTGAAACAAGCGGCATGATCAATATCTGCATCCCGCACGTCGTCTTAGAACCGATACTTCCGAAACTGGCCGGCAGTTACTGGATGGAGTCGAAAAAGAAAGAAAGCAATCCGGAAGAAACTGCACAACTTGAACGAAGAATCAAGAAGGCGCATGTACCGGTCATCGCTGAACTGGGACATTCCGATATTACGATTGAAGAATTCCTTGTTCTAAATATCGGGGATGTCATCCAGATGAATACACGCATTGATGATCCTTTGACGATAAGGGTCGGCGATGTTCCTAAATTTACCGCACAGCCGGGTAAATCGAATAAAAAAATGGCAGTGCAAATACTAGATTCATTGAAGGGGGGAGACGACGATGATGAGTGA